One window of the Halobacillus litoralis genome contains the following:
- a CDS encoding sodium:solute symporter family protein: MELTHNPTLLWYVGIYGVIMILMGIYFSRKISNSEDFILAGKGLGTFVLTGTLLATWTGSGSISGGETSMAYSYGIIPALLMMLPTLVGIAILYLIAPKIREFGKYTVSGILEEKYGKTSRTIASIIIILAFVGIVSYQMTGLGFILNLTTGISVETGTIIGAVMIIFLASIGGLRSVAPTDALSAFLAIAALLITLPTIIVIAGGWDTITSNVPADHLTATGSLSTIQLLGFLLPSLFLLLGDQNMYQRLASSSGDKSSKKAQIGWLVGMLIISPAISFIAFTSLSMFPDIDPGMALMATTLAMPTVVGGILLAAATAFIVTTGNSYLLSAATNVTYDIIGEYINKEANDKQLLRMTKIFIIVLGVLAYLLISYFPTVLSVQMYAYTVYGAGLTPALLAVFFWKKVNKAGGLSSMIAGVVTTLVWEIPLAKPFDLNSVVIALPIAVLVLIIVTLMTQNNSHSTA, translated from the coding sequence ATGGAATTAACACATAATCCAACCCTACTGTGGTACGTAGGGATATATGGTGTAATTATGATTTTGATGGGCATTTATTTCTCCAGAAAGATTTCAAACAGCGAAGATTTCATTTTGGCTGGAAAAGGGCTGGGTACATTTGTGTTAACAGGGACACTCCTCGCTACCTGGACAGGCAGCGGAAGTATTTCTGGTGGAGAAACTTCAATGGCCTACAGCTATGGAATTATCCCCGCTCTGCTTATGATGCTTCCTACTCTTGTAGGTATTGCCATCCTCTATTTAATAGCACCTAAAATTCGTGAATTTGGAAAATACACAGTCTCAGGTATTTTAGAAGAAAAGTACGGGAAGACATCAAGAACAATTGCCAGCATCATCATCATTCTCGCTTTTGTCGGTATTGTATCTTATCAGATGACCGGACTTGGGTTCATTTTAAACCTGACAACAGGAATTTCTGTGGAAACCGGCACGATCATCGGAGCCGTAATGATTATTTTTCTTGCTTCGATAGGCGGATTACGCTCTGTAGCACCAACGGATGCTTTGAGCGCATTCCTGGCGATTGCAGCTCTATTAATAACACTTCCGACGATTATTGTCATTGCTGGTGGCTGGGACACCATCACCTCAAACGTTCCTGCCGATCATTTGACAGCTACCGGTTCTTTATCGACCATCCAATTATTAGGTTTTCTTTTACCTTCATTGTTTTTACTGCTTGGAGACCAGAACATGTATCAACGTCTGGCGTCTTCCAGTGGCGATAAATCATCTAAGAAAGCGCAAATCGGCTGGCTCGTGGGTATGCTGATAATTTCTCCTGCGATATCATTTATCGCTTTCACTTCTCTATCAATGTTTCCAGATATCGACCCTGGTATGGCACTCATGGCCACAACTTTGGCTATGCCGACAGTAGTCGGCGGGATTTTGTTAGCTGCAGCCACGGCGTTCATCGTAACCACAGGTAACTCCTACCTATTATCAGCAGCGACCAACGTGACTTACGATATAATAGGCGAATATATTAATAAAGAAGCAAATGATAAGCAGCTGCTAAGGATGACCAAAATATTCATTATCGTGCTAGGCGTGCTGGCATATCTCCTAATCAGTTATTTCCCAACTGTCTTATCAGTTCAAATGTATGCTTACACAGTATATGGAGCCGGACTCACCCCTGCATTACTAGCCGTATTCTTTTGGAAAAAAGTCAATAAAGCCGGGGGGCTTTCTTCGATGATTGCCGGAGTGGTCACCACACTGGTTTGGGAAATCCCTTTAGCAAAACCGTTCGATTTGAACAGCGTTGTAATTGCCTTGCCTATTGCGGTTCTAGTATTAATCATCGTTACACTAATGACTCAGAATAACTCTCACTCCACCGCATAA
- a CDS encoding Cof-type HAD-IIB family hydrolase produces MNQHLIALDLDGTLLTDAKVINEKTKNTVKSAMEQGHIVVIATGRPHRASIDFYHDLGLETPMVNFNGALIHHPKDQRWDAVHSPLGIRTAHKIIHTCQELGVKNILAEVMDEVYLDQYDEEIMSIFHTENNTITVGRLQANLKEDPTSILIHPEEEKIKQLRAQLDEHASLIDHRKWGAPWHVIEIVRAGMNKAVGLDKIARYFHIPKDRVIAFGDEDNDFEMIEYAGVGVAMGNAINELKDIANHVTHTNEQNGIGEFLNDYLKINQRAI; encoded by the coding sequence ATGAATCAACACTTAATCGCATTAGATTTAGATGGAACCCTTCTAACCGATGCAAAAGTAATTAATGAGAAAACGAAAAATACAGTGAAGAGTGCTATGGAGCAAGGACACATTGTCGTGATTGCGACAGGTCGTCCTCACAGGGCGAGTATCGACTTTTACCATGATCTCGGATTGGAAACACCAATGGTCAATTTCAATGGGGCTTTGATCCACCATCCGAAAGACCAGCGGTGGGATGCAGTCCATTCTCCTCTTGGTATCCGTACCGCCCATAAAATCATCCATACATGCCAAGAACTCGGAGTGAAAAATATTCTGGCAGAGGTAATGGATGAGGTATACTTAGATCAGTATGATGAAGAAATCATGAGCATTTTCCACACAGAAAACAACACCATCACAGTCGGTCGTTTACAAGCAAACTTAAAGGAAGACCCAACATCTATCTTGATCCATCCTGAAGAAGAAAAAATCAAACAGCTTCGTGCACAGCTTGATGAACATGCATCATTAATCGATCACCGTAAATGGGGTGCACCATGGCATGTGATCGAGATTGTCCGGGCGGGGATGAACAAAGCTGTAGGCTTGGATAAAATCGCCCGCTATTTCCATATACCAAAGGACCGTGTCATCGCATTTGGAGACGAGGACAATGATTTTGAAATGATTGAATATGCCGGGGTCGGTGTTGCTATGGGCAATGCGATCAACGAACTGAAGGATATTGCCAATCATGTCACACATACAAATGAACAAAACGGCATCGGCGAATTTTTAAATGATTATTTAAAAATCAACCAACGGGCTATATAA
- a CDS encoding DUF4349 domain-containing protein, whose translation MRKKSAWLGVLILIFLLAACSNEDSQESTESNEDASTTQESKTNGLSETPEAENDAAEETQDNQTEKMMIYEAHIDLETDDYDQFYQSLEKRMNEYDAYMVETNIHKTERGNREGHLRLRVPQPNFDALLGGFEDITDNIKSRNINSRDVTKDFVDLESRLKAKEEIEARLLSFLDEAEATEDLIKISQDLERVQSEIETIKGEMNYLSNQSDFSTITLSIKETKVVVPEVDQQDLNTWGKTKQAFFTSINGINSFFSWIAIFFIGYSPILLPILIIAALFWWRRKKKAGSES comes from the coding sequence ATGCGGAAAAAAAGTGCATGGTTGGGAGTACTCATTCTAATCTTCCTTCTTGCTGCTTGCAGCAATGAAGACAGCCAGGAATCCACGGAAAGTAATGAGGATGCATCAACCACACAGGAAAGCAAGACAAATGGTTTATCGGAGACACCTGAAGCAGAAAATGACGCTGCCGAAGAAACCCAGGATAACCAGACAGAAAAAATGATGATCTATGAGGCGCATATCGACTTGGAAACAGATGACTATGACCAATTCTATCAAAGTTTAGAAAAACGAATGAATGAGTATGATGCTTATATGGTAGAAACCAACATCCATAAGACCGAGCGCGGCAACCGCGAAGGTCATCTTCGCCTCCGGGTTCCCCAGCCGAATTTTGACGCCCTCCTTGGTGGGTTTGAGGACATTACAGATAACATCAAGTCCAGAAACATCAACAGTCGGGATGTTACGAAAGATTTTGTCGATCTTGAGTCACGCTTAAAAGCGAAAGAGGAAATTGAAGCACGTCTTCTCAGCTTTCTGGATGAAGCAGAGGCCACGGAAGATTTGATTAAAATCTCTCAAGACTTAGAAAGAGTCCAATCAGAAATTGAAACCATTAAAGGCGAAATGAATTATTTATCGAACCAAAGTGACTTCTCCACTATAACCCTTTCCATCAAAGAAACGAAAGTCGTCGTTCCGGAAGTCGATCAGCAAGATTTAAATACTTGGGGAAAAACGAAGCAAGCGTTCTTTACCTCGATCAATGGGATCAACAGCTTTTTCTCATGGATAGCGATATTCTTCATCGGCTATTCTCCGATCCTTTTGCCCATCCTGATCATCGCGGCATTGTTCTGGTGGAGAAGAAAGAAAAAAGCTGGTTCAGAGTCCTGA
- a CDS encoding NifU N-terminal domain-containing protein: MTIQVQETPNPNARKFTTESMIFQGEGSVSVMPGQTSEHKIMNDLMELDGVDNVFGFQNFITVNKLPQADWDELSEKVKSTLEEYGY; this comes from the coding sequence ATGACTATACAAGTACAAGAAACACCAAACCCGAATGCACGTAAATTCACAACAGAATCAATGATTTTCCAAGGGGAAGGCAGTGTCTCTGTCATGCCTGGTCAAACCAGTGAACATAAAATCATGAACGATTTGATGGAATTGGACGGCGTTGACAACGTTTTCGGCTTCCAGAACTTCATCACTGTCAACAAACTCCCCCAAGCAGATTGGGACGAGCTTTCCGAAAAAGTAAAAAGCACATTAGAAGAATACGGTTATTAA
- a CDS encoding alpha/beta fold hydrolase, with protein sequence MIGIYRNTLKNVPVLTVVDAAKQEEPLPVFIYFHGFTSAKEHNLPQAYLLAQKGYRVILPDSAYHGEREKELSKQDLNFKFWDIVYQNLKELQDMKDELDRIGLIKDRRIGIGGTSMGGVTASAALTMYPWIQASTIMMGSPKPVDFAKKLIKDVEQTGILLPIDQDELDELFNSLESIDLSRQIDKLYGRPLFFWHGDADPVVPFEHSYDFYNTAIEHYKNPENIRFLREVGKDHKVSRFAVIEMVNWLELVL encoded by the coding sequence ATGATTGGCATTTATCGGAATACCTTGAAGAACGTACCCGTACTGACAGTAGTCGACGCTGCAAAACAAGAAGAACCCCTTCCAGTTTTTATTTATTTCCATGGCTTTACATCAGCGAAAGAACATAACCTGCCCCAAGCGTATTTACTCGCTCAAAAAGGTTATCGGGTCATCTTGCCTGATAGTGCTTACCATGGGGAACGGGAAAAAGAACTGTCCAAACAGGATTTGAATTTTAAATTTTGGGATATCGTGTATCAAAACTTAAAAGAACTCCAAGATATGAAAGATGAACTTGATCGAATCGGTTTAATCAAAGATAGAAGGATCGGTATTGGGGGAACATCGATGGGAGGGGTCACTGCAAGTGCTGCCCTGACGATGTATCCATGGATTCAGGCGTCCACGATCATGATGGGTTCACCTAAACCGGTGGATTTCGCAAAAAAACTTATCAAAGATGTTGAACAAACCGGTATCCTACTCCCGATTGACCAAGACGAGCTGGATGAACTCTTCAATTCGTTGGAATCAATCGACCTCTCCAGGCAAATCGATAAACTGTATGGTCGACCACTCTTCTTTTGGCACGGGGATGCCGACCCTGTTGTACCATTTGAACATTCATATGATTTTTATAATACAGCTATTGAGCATTATAAAAATCCCGAGAATATACGTTTCCTGCGTGAAGTCGGTAAAGATCACAAAGTAAGTCGTTTTGCCGTGATCGAAATGGTTAATTGGTTGGAATTAGTATTGTAA
- a CDS encoding DUF3813 domain-containing protein, which yields MNRNLFENAREAVNRFTQNRGEGRQAPANKEDMQAAKQAIQSAYSQCSQQEKQQLQQLEQELESHHNNLR from the coding sequence ATGAATAGAAACCTTTTTGAAAACGCGCGAGAAGCAGTCAACCGTTTCACTCAAAATCGTGGTGAGGGCCGACAAGCCCCGGCGAACAAGGAAGATATGCAAGCCGCTAAACAAGCAATCCAATCTGCCTATAGCCAATGTTCACAACAGGAGAAACAACAGCTACAGCAATTGGAACAAGAGCTTGAATCTCATCACAACAATTTGCGATAA
- a CDS encoding DegV family protein, whose translation MNVKIVCDSASDLHQQTLERHSIHSLPLKIIMNEEEYEDGLTIKPQQVYDRMRQGEGPKTAQVSPQDFRDAFSEFARNGQPFIYFAFSSELSGTYQTAKMVEEEIKEEYEDARFEVIDTKAASLGLGLIVMRAAELAETGGSFEEILKLGMYHATNMEHIFTVDDLVYLQRGGRVSRTAAFVGGMLKIKPLLHMEDGKLVPLEKIRGTKKVLKRMLEVMGERGTDLQNQRIAISHGDDQERAEKLAEMIREEYGTKEIQIEFVGATIGAHAGPGTIALFFLNDSYK comes from the coding sequence ATGAATGTAAAAATCGTCTGTGATTCAGCATCCGATCTGCATCAGCAAACGTTAGAAAGACATTCGATCCATTCACTTCCTTTGAAAATCATCATGAATGAAGAAGAGTATGAAGACGGTCTTACCATCAAGCCCCAACAGGTTTATGACCGTATGCGCCAAGGAGAAGGGCCGAAAACGGCTCAGGTTTCTCCCCAGGATTTTCGTGATGCATTTTCTGAGTTTGCGAGAAACGGTCAGCCCTTCATCTATTTCGCTTTCTCCTCTGAACTATCAGGAACATACCAGACAGCCAAAATGGTTGAGGAGGAAATCAAAGAAGAATATGAAGATGCACGCTTCGAAGTCATTGATACGAAAGCAGCCTCTCTAGGTTTAGGCCTGATAGTGATGAGAGCGGCTGAACTCGCTGAAACTGGAGGAAGTTTTGAAGAAATCCTCAAGCTTGGTATGTATCATGCCACTAATATGGAACACATCTTCACTGTTGATGATCTCGTTTATTTACAACGTGGTGGCCGGGTAAGCCGTACTGCAGCCTTCGTTGGTGGAATGCTGAAAATCAAGCCTCTTCTACATATGGAAGACGGAAAACTTGTCCCATTAGAAAAAATCCGCGGCACGAAAAAAGTATTGAAACGGATGCTTGAAGTGATGGGAGAGCGCGGGACAGACCTGCAAAACCAACGAATTGCCATCAGTCACGGAGATGACCAGGAGCGAGCCGAAAAACTGGCCGAAATGATCCGTGAAGAATACGGCACTAAAGAAATCCAAATCGAATTTGTCGGCGCTACCATTGGCGCTCATGCCGGACCTGGCACCATAGCCCTATTCTTTTTGAATGACAGTTATAAATAA
- a CDS encoding YitT family protein yields the protein MFTVEIKRILIVLLGAILNAISLNLFLIEANVYASGFTGVAQLLTSILNDFAGIPVSTGLLLFILNIPVAILGWYKVGRGFTVYSAISVAFTTLFLELIPVQQLSTDIILNAVFGGVIGGMGVGITLKWGASTGGLDIIAMVLSRMKDRPIGIYFLFINSAIIAIAGLLYEPENALYTLLTLYVTTRVIDAVHTRHEKLTAMIITTKAADLEKAIHGHMVRGITTLPAKGAFTQQDKNMLVMVITRYELYDLQHIIQDVDPQAFTNIVQTTGIFGFFRKDDK from the coding sequence GTGTTTACAGTTGAAATAAAGCGTATATTAATCGTTCTGTTAGGGGCGATTTTAAATGCGATTTCCCTTAATTTATTCTTGATTGAAGCAAATGTTTATGCAAGTGGATTTACAGGGGTAGCTCAATTGCTCACAAGTATTTTGAATGACTTTGCCGGGATACCCGTGAGTACAGGTTTGCTCTTATTCATACTTAACATACCAGTAGCTATTTTAGGGTGGTATAAAGTAGGCAGAGGCTTTACCGTCTACAGCGCGATTTCTGTCGCCTTTACTACTCTTTTCCTTGAACTAATACCGGTCCAGCAATTATCCACCGATATCATACTGAATGCCGTATTTGGTGGTGTCATTGGTGGTATGGGTGTCGGTATCACATTGAAGTGGGGTGCATCCACGGGTGGTCTCGATATTATAGCCATGGTCCTTTCACGTATGAAAGACCGTCCGATCGGCATTTATTTTCTTTTCATCAATAGTGCGATCATCGCTATCGCGGGTCTTTTGTATGAACCGGAAAACGCACTTTATACTTTGTTGACATTGTATGTGACGACAAGAGTGATCGATGCGGTTCATACTCGCCACGAGAAACTTACGGCTATGATTATAACGACAAAGGCTGCCGATTTAGAGAAAGCCATCCACGGGCACATGGTGCGAGGTATCACGACCCTGCCTGCTAAAGGTGCTTTCACCCAACAGGATAAAAACATGCTCGTCATGGTCATCACACGTTATGAGCTTTATGATCTGCAGCACATCATCCAAGATGTAGATCCCCAAGCGTTCACAAACATCGTGCAAACGACTGGGATTTTCGGATTCTTCCGAAAAGATGATAAATAA
- a CDS encoding alpha-amylase family glycosyl hydrolase — MRKSVIGLMVIPFFLLCSFSVSAAEREERQWQDESIYYIMIDRFMNGEMGNNEGANLEDPEAYHGGDIKGIIDQLDYIKELGFTTIQLSPIMANEGEGFHGFRISDFQSVEEHFGTIAQAQTLVEEAHARDLKVIFDLPVGFTGENHSWLDEQSKGDWFAEGQVASELSWIDGMPKLDTSNVNLQQYFQETMDFWQEETGVDGFRLVSSSQVPEELLQTASGDRIVIAENLSDKEAFRAQSREIFSEAGNPLDELVTQQSVEEVNRLDGFGVGRFTHLAVENSQNPITRWQLALTYLFTAPGIPQLYYGSEIPLDDGGNLRNLPMMNFKAGDEKLRKRVEKLTSMREQFPALTRGNYEELYNQEGLAVFKRTEQEQTMIVAINNAEETKTMEIENLEDDHQLRGLLHDGLVRQQNDGSYRLGMERETADVFIVEQNSGYNWMFIGFVGGVLGLFVLAVIMISLKNRKEKN, encoded by the coding sequence ATGAGAAAATCAGTAATAGGTCTCATGGTCATCCCGTTCTTTCTTTTATGCAGCTTTTCGGTAAGTGCAGCAGAAAGAGAAGAGCGACAATGGCAAGATGAAAGCATTTATTATATAATGATCGACCGTTTCATGAATGGGGAGATGGGCAATAATGAAGGGGCGAACTTAGAGGATCCGGAAGCTTATCATGGGGGAGATATTAAGGGTATCATCGATCAGCTTGACTACATAAAAGAGTTAGGATTTACAACGATACAACTTTCTCCGATTATGGCCAATGAAGGTGAAGGTTTTCATGGTTTTCGAATCTCTGATTTTCAATCTGTGGAAGAACACTTTGGTACAATCGCTCAGGCTCAGACATTAGTGGAAGAGGCGCACGCAAGAGATTTAAAAGTCATTTTTGATCTGCCGGTCGGTTTTACTGGAGAAAACCACTCTTGGCTTGATGAACAATCGAAAGGCGATTGGTTCGCTGAGGGTCAAGTAGCAAGTGAACTCAGTTGGATTGACGGTATGCCGAAGCTTGATACATCGAATGTAAACTTACAGCAATATTTCCAAGAAACGATGGACTTTTGGCAGGAGGAAACAGGGGTTGATGGATTCCGTTTGGTTTCTTCTTCTCAAGTTCCTGAGGAATTACTACAGACAGCTAGCGGGGATAGGATCGTCATTGCTGAAAATCTTTCAGATAAGGAAGCCTTTCGTGCTCAGAGCCGTGAAATTTTCAGTGAGGCGGGTAATCCGTTAGATGAGTTAGTAACACAACAAAGCGTTGAGGAAGTCAATCGATTGGACGGCTTTGGTGTCGGACGGTTCACTCATCTAGCTGTAGAAAATAGTCAAAACCCAATTACAAGATGGCAGCTTGCCTTGACGTATCTGTTTACGGCACCTGGTATTCCACAACTTTACTATGGTTCGGAAATTCCACTTGATGACGGTGGAAATCTTCGCAACCTGCCAATGATGAATTTCAAGGCAGGAGATGAAAAGTTGAGAAAACGAGTGGAAAAGCTGACTTCCATGAGAGAGCAGTTTCCTGCCTTGACACGCGGCAACTATGAAGAATTGTACAATCAAGAAGGACTTGCTGTGTTTAAACGGACAGAGCAGGAGCAAACGATGATTGTTGCGATAAATAATGCAGAAGAAACGAAAACGATGGAGATTGAGAATTTGGAAGATGATCATCAACTGAGAGGATTACTGCATGATGGACTTGTCCGGCAACAAAATGATGGTTCATATCGCCTCGGCATGGAACGCGAAACGGCAGATGTTTTCATTGTCGAACAAAACAGTGGGTACAATTGGATGTTCATAGGTTTTGTAGGCGGCGTTTTAGGCTTGTTCGTTCTAGCTGTAATCATGATCAGTTTGAAAAACCGTAAAGAAAAAAACTGA
- a CDS encoding DUF2785 domain-containing protein — MESRLIDVLQPIKDNDYTLPEGQNLQELTTMMLQKIGSVHPVLRDELIHMIFTTFIERGHYTNEQLKNILQSILNKNYLFYRIGMSKNEEDAVFKRSFSVLLIPPIMQKHRKSPFLKEEEIHRVWENLKKYMQQEKDHRGYVKEKGWAHAMAHAADAIYSVAACEEITKEEVLEMLPVIRQQFMIDQPYLFDEEERMVTAVLMMFRKIEHAERIEWLETLLYIRDSWQNPDEDIIINNSKHFMRAMYFRMIEGDYRELRQVLENLLRELRKQEAY, encoded by the coding sequence ATGGAGTCGAGATTGATAGATGTGTTACAGCCGATCAAAGACAATGATTATACATTGCCGGAAGGCCAGAACCTACAAGAGCTCACCACGATGATGCTCCAAAAAATCGGGTCAGTCCATCCCGTTTTGAGGGATGAATTGATTCATATGATTTTTACGACATTCATCGAACGTGGTCACTATACAAACGAACAATTGAAGAATATCCTCCAATCAATTTTAAATAAAAATTACTTATTTTACCGTATTGGGATGTCAAAAAACGAAGAAGATGCCGTTTTCAAGCGGAGCTTTTCTGTATTGCTGATTCCACCTATCATGCAAAAACATAGGAAATCTCCTTTTTTGAAAGAAGAAGAAATCCACCGAGTATGGGAAAACCTGAAAAAATATATGCAGCAAGAGAAGGATCACCGCGGGTACGTAAAAGAGAAAGGGTGGGCGCACGCGATGGCCCATGCGGCAGATGCAATCTACAGTGTGGCTGCTTGTGAAGAAATAACCAAAGAAGAAGTGCTCGAGATGTTACCAGTCATCAGACAACAGTTTATGATTGATCAGCCATATCTTTTCGATGAAGAAGAGCGGATGGTGACAGCAGTGCTGATGATGTTCAGAAAGATTGAGCATGCGGAGCGTATTGAATGGCTGGAAACACTGCTCTACATTCGTGACAGCTGGCAGAATCCTGATGAAGACATTATCATCAACAATAGTAAACACTTTATGAGAGCGATGTATTTCCGTATGATCGAAGGGGATTATCGAGAGCTTCGCCAGGTTTTAGAAAATTTGCTGAGGGAACTTAGAAAACAGGAAGCCTACTAA
- a CDS encoding BsuPI-related putative proteinase inhibitor: MKKFLAIMMGVMLLTLAACGSDSETGEASGEEKEDQTDEGTSEDQEAETDMQSLIDQLKLDATVDATSEAAAFNFSIENTGDEQVNLGFSSSQKYEIKVENADGENVYTFSADKMFTQELTTEELAAGETFEAEETWTGIEEPGKYEMTVTMLVKTINDQSLEENPFQVTESFTIESEETDESSESDEEASDVEKHEGDGQAFREIEVTGENGQYVIKGEARVYEGSFLYRVEDGHNVQVEPTVVQVDEGAPAWSTFEIELDIPEEDLPQFGTLTLSLYEESAKDGKETNVNYIPLESFQMEE, from the coding sequence ATGAAAAAGTTCTTAGCCATTATGATGGGGGTCATGTTGCTTACCTTAGCTGCATGCGGAAGTGATTCAGAAACCGGTGAAGCAAGTGGTGAGGAAAAGGAGGATCAGACGGATGAAGGAACGTCAGAAGATCAAGAGGCTGAAACTGATATGCAATCATTGATTGATCAATTGAAATTGGATGCCACAGTTGATGCGACTTCAGAAGCGGCTGCATTCAACTTTTCCATTGAAAATACCGGAGATGAACAAGTCAATCTAGGTTTTTCTTCAAGCCAGAAATATGAAATCAAAGTAGAAAATGCAGATGGTGAAAATGTGTACACCTTCTCGGCAGACAAAATGTTCACTCAAGAACTGACAACAGAAGAACTGGCTGCTGGTGAAACTTTTGAAGCAGAAGAAACGTGGACAGGAATCGAAGAGCCCGGGAAGTACGAAATGACGGTGACGATGCTTGTGAAAACGATCAATGATCAATCTCTGGAAGAGAATCCATTCCAAGTGACGGAAAGTTTCACAATTGAAAGTGAAGAAACGGATGAATCCTCAGAGTCGGATGAAGAAGCATCTGATGTTGAAAAGCACGAAGGTGATGGACAGGCGTTCCGTGAGATCGAAGTGACGGGTGAGAACGGTCAATACGTCATTAAAGGGGAAGCGCGTGTTTATGAAGGCAGCTTCCTATACCGTGTCGAAGATGGCCACAACGTTCAGGTAGAACCAACGGTCGTCCAGGTGGATGAAGGCGCACCTGCGTGGTCAACATTTGAAATCGAACTCGATATTCCTGAAGAAGATTTACCGCAGTTCGGTACATTGACTCTATCCCTGTATGAAGAAAGTGCGAAAGACGGGAAAGAGACAAATGTGAATTATATTCCACTAGAAAGCTTCCAAATGGAAGAATAA